The Streptomyces camelliae genome window below encodes:
- the ndgR gene encoding IclR family transcriptional regulator NdgR, with protein MDNSSGVGVLDKAALVLSALESGPATLAGLVGATGLARPTAHRLAVALEHHRMVARDMQGRFILGPRLAELAAAAGEDRLLATAGPVLTHLRDVTGESAQLYRRQGDMRICVAAAERLSGLRDTVPVGSTLTMKAGSSAQILMAWEEPERLHRGLQGARFTATALSGVRRRGWAQSIGEREPGVASVSAPVRGPSNRVVAAVSVSGPIERLTRHPGRMHAQAVIDAAARLSEALRRSG; from the coding sequence ATGGACAACAGTAGCGGCGTCGGCGTTCTGGACAAGGCGGCCCTCGTCCTGAGCGCTCTGGAGTCCGGTCCGGCCACCCTCGCGGGTCTGGTCGGGGCCACCGGACTGGCACGACCCACGGCTCACCGCCTGGCCGTGGCCTTGGAACACCACCGCATGGTGGCACGCGACATGCAGGGCCGTTTCATTCTCGGCCCGCGCCTCGCGGAGCTTGCGGCGGCGGCCGGCGAGGACCGCCTGCTCGCCACGGCAGGCCCCGTGCTCACCCACCTCCGCGACGTCACCGGCGAGAGCGCGCAGCTCTACCGACGCCAGGGTGACATGCGTATCTGCGTGGCCGCGGCGGAACGCCTGTCCGGCCTGCGGGACACCGTCCCGGTGGGCTCCACGCTCACGATGAAGGCCGGCTCCTCGGCGCAGATCCTCATGGCCTGGGAGGAGCCCGAGCGTCTGCACCGGGGCCTGCAGGGTGCCCGCTTCACGGCGACGGCCCTGTCGGGCGTACGGCGCCGCGGCTGGGCCCAGTCCATCGGCGAGCGCGAGCCGGGCGTGGCGTCCGTCTCCGCGCCCGTACGCGGCCCCTCCAACCGCGTCGTGGCCGCCGTCTCCGTCTCGGGCCCCATCGAGCGCCTGACCCGCCACCCGGGCCGTATGCACGCCCAGGCGGTCATCGACGCGGCAGCGCGCCTGTCGGAGGCCCTGCGCCGCTCGGGCTGA
- a CDS encoding DUF3515 domain-containing protein: MNIFRHRPLVLLAPALLLAVAGCSSADDSATVAVPTPDARTAPVCRALHRVLPQKLDGRSRNDPAPRSAYTAGWGSPAIILRCGVARPPKMVDPKVAEGGDRDAIAGGVDGVDWLMEKLGDGTWRFTTANRTAYVQVSLPKGMSAQEEGTTVLTGLASAVKEAIPTGIASMRG; this comes from the coding sequence GTGAACATCTTCCGTCACCGGCCCCTCGTCCTGCTCGCGCCCGCGCTGCTGCTCGCGGTCGCGGGCTGTTCCTCGGCAGACGACAGCGCGACGGTGGCGGTTCCCACCCCCGACGCGAGGACGGCTCCGGTGTGCCGGGCCCTGCACCGGGTCCTGCCGCAGAAGCTCGACGGTCGCAGCCGCAACGACCCCGCACCCCGGTCCGCCTACACGGCGGGCTGGGGAAGCCCGGCGATCATACTGCGCTGCGGTGTCGCACGGCCGCCGAAGATGGTCGATCCGAAGGTGGCCGAAGGGGGCGACCGTGACGCGATCGCGGGCGGGGTGGACGGCGTCGACTGGCTGATGGAGAAGCTCGGCGACGGCACCTGGCGGTTCACCACGGCCAATCGCACGGCCTATGTGCAGGTCAGCCTGCCCAAGGGGATGTCCGCGCAGGAGGAGGGCACGACGGTGCTCACGGGGCTCGCGTCGGCCGTGAAGGAGGCGATCCCGACGGGGATCGCCTCCATGCGCGGATGA
- a CDS encoding HU family DNA-binding protein: protein MNKAQLVEAIADKMGGRQQAADAVDAVLDAIVRATVAGDRVSVTGFGSFEKVDRPARYARNPQTGERVRVKKTSVPRFRAGQGFKDLVSGTKKLPRGGEVAVKKAPKGSLTGGAAATVKKAAAKKVTKAAAKKVTAKKAAPAKKAAVKKAVAKKAPAKKTTAAAKTTAAKTTAAKKATAKKAPAKKVTAKKAPAKKSTARKTTAKKTTARKATS from the coding sequence GTGAACAAGGCGCAGCTCGTAGAAGCGATTGCCGACAAGATGGGCGGCCGCCAGCAAGCGGCCGATGCTGTCGACGCGGTCCTGGACGCCATCGTCCGCGCGACCGTCGCGGGCGACCGGGTCTCGGTCACCGGCTTCGGGTCCTTCGAGAAGGTGGACCGCCCCGCCCGTTACGCCCGTAACCCCCAGACGGGCGAGCGGGTTCGGGTCAAGAAGACCTCCGTGCCGCGCTTCCGCGCGGGCCAGGGCTTCAAGGACCTGGTGAGCGGTACGAAGAAGCTCCCGCGCGGTGGCGAGGTCGCCGTCAAGAAGGCGCCCAAGGGCAGCCTGACCGGCGGCGCCGCGGCGACGGTCAAGAAGGCCGCCGCGAAGAAGGTCACCAAGGCGGCCGCGAAGAAGGTCACGGCGAAGAAGGCGGCTCCGGCGAAGAAGGCCGCCGTCAAGAAGGCCGTGGCGAAGAAGGCGCCCGCCAAGAAGACCACGGCGGCCGCCAAGACCACCGCGGCGAAGACCACCGCGGCGAAGAAGGCGACGGCCAAGAAGGCCCCGGCCAAGAAGGTCACCGCGAAGAAGGCGCCGGCCAAGAAGTCGACGGCCCGCAAGACCACGGCGAAGAAGACCACCGCGCGCAAGGCGACGTCGTAG
- the cofC gene encoding 2-phospho-L-lactate guanylyltransferase — MQWTLVIPLKPLARAKSRLSDTAADGVRPGLALAFAQDTVAAALACAAVASVAVVTDDERAGRELAALGARIVPDTPADGLNAALAHGAAAVRAYRPCAPVAALNADLPALRPLELARVLAAAAEFPRAFLADAAEIGTTLLAAGPEQELHPAFGPDSRSRHRTSGAKELTLAGVDSVRQDVDTGNDLRAALALGVGPYTTAAAAGLLSAP; from the coding sequence GTGCAGTGGACCTTGGTCATCCCCCTGAAACCGTTGGCGCGGGCCAAGAGCAGGCTGTCGGACACGGCGGCGGACGGGGTGCGCCCGGGGCTGGCGCTGGCGTTCGCGCAGGACACGGTGGCGGCGGCGCTGGCGTGTGCGGCCGTGGCGAGTGTGGCGGTCGTCACGGACGACGAGCGGGCCGGCCGCGAGCTGGCGGCGCTGGGCGCACGCATCGTCCCCGACACCCCCGCGGACGGCCTGAACGCCGCTCTGGCGCACGGCGCGGCCGCGGTGCGCGCATATCGCCCCTGCGCCCCCGTGGCGGCCCTGAACGCCGACCTGCCGGCCCTGCGCCCGCTCGAACTGGCCCGCGTACTGGCGGCCGCAGCGGAATTCCCCCGCGCGTTTCTCGCGGACGCGGCGGAGATCGGCACGACGTTGCTGGCCGCGGGCCCGGAACAGGAATTGCACCCGGCGTTCGGCCCCGATTCGCGCAGCCGCCACCGCACCTCGGGCGCAAAGGAACTCACCCTGGCCGGCGTGGATTCGGTACGGCAGGACGTGGACACCGGGAATGATCTGCGTGCGGCGCTGGCCCTGGGGGTGGGGCCGTACACGACTGCTGCTGCGGCGGGTTTGCTGAGCGCCCCGTAG
- a CDS encoding HAD family hydrolase, giving the protein MTISAVVWDVDDTLFDYTTADREGMAAYLEAEGLLAWYGGPDEALQWWRECTDREWARFAAGENTFEGQRRDRVRYFLGEPLADAEADAWFEHYLRHYEAAWRLFPDVVPTLDGLGGHRHAVLSNSSLTVQEHKLRTLGILDRFEAVLCAAELGVSKPEAGAFRAACEALGLPPHEVAYVGDHPEIDGRGAAEAGLLSVWIDRGTAGDQAARELAEEGVVHRISTLAELPALVRADTRFGAPSTFR; this is encoded by the coding sequence ATGACGATCAGTGCAGTGGTCTGGGACGTGGACGACACCCTGTTCGACTACACGACGGCCGACCGGGAGGGCATGGCCGCCTACCTCGAAGCCGAGGGGCTGCTGGCCTGGTACGGCGGGCCCGACGAGGCCCTTCAGTGGTGGCGGGAGTGCACCGACCGGGAGTGGGCGCGCTTCGCGGCCGGCGAGAACACCTTCGAGGGCCAGCGGCGCGACCGCGTCCGCTACTTCCTGGGCGAGCCACTCGCCGACGCGGAGGCGGACGCCTGGTTCGAGCACTACCTGCGCCACTACGAGGCCGCCTGGCGGCTGTTCCCGGACGTTGTGCCCACCCTGGACGGCCTCGGCGGCCACCGGCACGCGGTGCTGTCCAACTCCAGCCTCACGGTCCAGGAGCACAAGCTGCGCACCCTCGGCATCCTCGACCGCTTCGAGGCCGTCCTGTGCGCCGCCGAGCTGGGCGTCTCCAAGCCGGAGGCCGGGGCCTTCCGGGCGGCCTGCGAAGCCCTCGGACTGCCTCCGCACGAGGTGGCGTACGTCGGCGACCACCCGGAGATCGACGGACGCGGCGCCGCCGAGGCCGGGCTGCTGTCCGTGTGGATCGACCGCGGGACGGCCGGTGACCAGGCCGCGCGGGAGCTCGCCGAGGAGGGCGTGGTGCACCGGATCTCGACCCTCGCCGAACTCCCCGCGCTCGTCCGTGCGGATACCCGTTTTGGAGCCCCGTCCACCTTCAGGTAA
- a CDS encoding NAD(P)H-dependent glycerol-3-phosphate dehydrogenase: MSKAVKAAVFSAGSWGTAFAIVLADAGCEVTLWARRAEVAEAINTTRTNPDYLPGVELPENVRATTDPAEALAGADFTVLSVPSQTLRENLAEWTPLLAPDTVLVSLMKGVELGSTMRMSEVIQDVAKVGPERIAVVTGPNLAREIAARMPAAAVVACADEAVARRLQAACHTPYFRPYTETDVVGCELGGAVKNVIGLAVGIADGMGLGDNAKGSLITRGLAETARLGVALGADPLTFSGLAGLGDLVATCSSPLSRNHTFGTNLGKGMTLEETIAVTKQTAEGVKSCESVLDLARRHGVDMPITETVVAIVHEGKSPVTAVKELMSRSAKPERR; the protein is encoded by the coding sequence GTGAGCAAGGCGGTCAAGGCGGCGGTCTTCAGCGCCGGTTCGTGGGGCACGGCCTTCGCCATCGTGCTCGCCGACGCCGGATGCGAGGTCACCCTGTGGGCCCGGCGTGCCGAGGTCGCGGAGGCGATCAACACCACCCGCACCAACCCCGACTACCTGCCGGGCGTCGAACTCCCCGAGAACGTCCGGGCGACCACCGACCCCGCCGAGGCTCTGGCCGGCGCCGACTTCACGGTCCTGTCCGTGCCCTCCCAGACCCTGCGCGAGAACCTCGCCGAGTGGACCCCGCTGCTGGCCCCGGACACCGTGCTCGTCTCCCTGATGAAGGGCGTCGAACTCGGTTCCACCATGCGGATGAGCGAGGTCATCCAGGACGTCGCCAAGGTCGGCCCGGAGCGCATCGCCGTCGTCACCGGGCCCAACCTGGCCCGCGAGATCGCCGCCCGGATGCCCGCCGCCGCCGTCGTCGCCTGCGCCGACGAGGCCGTCGCCCGCCGCCTGCAGGCCGCCTGCCACACGCCGTACTTCCGCCCGTACACGGAGACCGACGTGGTGGGCTGCGAGCTCGGCGGTGCCGTGAAGAACGTCATCGGGCTCGCCGTCGGCATCGCGGACGGCATGGGGCTCGGCGACAATGCCAAGGGCTCGCTCATCACCCGCGGCCTCGCCGAGACCGCGCGGCTCGGGGTCGCGCTCGGCGCCGACCCGCTGACCTTCTCCGGACTCGCGGGCCTCGGCGACCTGGTGGCCACCTGCTCCTCGCCGCTGTCGCGCAACCACACCTTCGGCACCAACCTCGGCAAGGGCATGACCCTTGAGGAGACCATCGCGGTCACCAAGCAGACCGCCGAGGGCGTCAAGTCCTGCGAGTCCGTGCTGGATCTGGCCCGCCGGCACGGCGTCGACATGCCCATCACCGAGACGGTCGTCGCCATCGTGCACGAGGGCAAGTCGCCGGTGACCGCCGTCAAGGAGCTGATGTCGCGCAGCGCGAAGCCGGAACGACGCTGA
- a CDS encoding MerR family transcriptional regulator — MRLAELSRRSGVSTATIKYYLREGLLPPGRQINPTTAEYDDGHLRRLRLVRAMIQVGGIPVATVREVLRHVDDYALGRTIRLGAALWALPQVPEPDEDDVFVQAAHREVDELLDRLGWSNAKLLTTISPSYRSLVVAVAAFRRLGYEWGFELLASYGTLMHEVAKLDLDVVETHPTEAEKVETAVLGSVLTEPMLQALRRLAQEEESARRYGFE, encoded by the coding sequence ATGCGGCTCGCCGAACTGAGCAGACGCAGCGGTGTGTCCACCGCGACGATCAAGTACTACCTGCGCGAAGGCCTGTTGCCGCCGGGCCGCCAGATCAACCCCACGACGGCGGAGTACGACGACGGGCATCTGCGCCGGCTGCGGCTGGTGCGCGCGATGATCCAGGTCGGCGGGATCCCGGTGGCCACGGTCCGGGAGGTGCTGCGCCACGTCGACGACTACGCCCTGGGCCGCACGATCCGGCTGGGTGCGGCCCTGTGGGCACTGCCGCAGGTACCGGAGCCGGACGAGGACGACGTGTTCGTACAGGCGGCACACCGGGAGGTGGACGAGCTGCTGGACCGGTTGGGCTGGTCGAACGCGAAACTGCTGACGACGATCTCCCCCTCGTACCGCTCCTTGGTGGTGGCGGTGGCCGCGTTCCGCCGCCTCGGTTACGAGTGGGGGTTCGAACTGCTCGCGTCCTACGGCACGTTGATGCACGAGGTGGCCAAACTCGACCTGGACGTCGTGGAGACGCATCCGACGGAGGCGGAGAAGGTGGAGACGGCGGTGCTCGGCTCGGTGCTGACCGAGCCGATGCTGCAGGCACTGCGCCGGCTGGCCCAGGAGGAGGAGTCGGCGCGCCGCTACGGTTTCGAGTAG
- a CDS encoding D-alanine--D-alanine ligase family protein — translation MSTENLPQSPEQPSRKPRVAVVFGGRSSEHGISVVTAGAVLKAIDRTKYDVLPIGITQDGRWALTADEPERMAITDRRTPSVDQLAESHEGGVVLPVDPANREVVYTEPGSVPKALGEVDVVFPVLHGPYGEDGTLQGLLELSGVPYVGAGVLASAVGQDKEYMKRVFTSFGLKVGPYLVIRPREWAQDESAARKKIIDFAGEHGWPLFVKPARAGSSIGITKVDDLSGLDEAIATAQAHDPKILVEAAVRGREIECGVLEFEDGPRASVPAEIPPPDAHAYYDFEAKYIDSTPGIVPAPLTEEQTAEVRRLAVEAFEAVSCEGLVRADFFLTEDGEFVINEVNTLPGFTPISMYPQMWQATGVSYPELIDRLVQAALRRPTGLR, via the coding sequence ATGAGCACCGAGAACCTTCCCCAGAGCCCTGAGCAGCCGTCGCGGAAGCCGCGTGTGGCCGTCGTGTTCGGCGGGCGCAGCTCCGAACACGGGATCTCCGTGGTCACCGCCGGCGCCGTCCTCAAGGCCATCGACCGGACGAAGTACGACGTCCTGCCGATCGGCATCACCCAGGACGGCCGGTGGGCGCTCACCGCCGACGAGCCGGAGCGCATGGCCATCACCGACCGCCGCACGCCCAGCGTCGACCAGCTCGCCGAGTCGCACGAGGGCGGCGTGGTGCTCCCCGTCGACCCGGCCAACCGCGAGGTCGTCTACACCGAGCCCGGCTCCGTGCCCAAGGCGCTCGGCGAGGTCGACGTGGTCTTCCCGGTGCTCCACGGCCCCTACGGCGAGGACGGCACCCTCCAGGGCCTCCTGGAGCTGTCCGGGGTGCCGTACGTGGGCGCCGGTGTGCTCGCCTCGGCCGTCGGCCAGGACAAGGAGTACATGAAGCGGGTCTTCACCTCCTTCGGGCTCAAGGTCGGCCCGTACCTGGTGATCCGCCCCCGCGAGTGGGCGCAGGACGAGTCCGCCGCCCGCAAGAAGATCATCGACTTCGCCGGCGAGCACGGCTGGCCGCTGTTCGTGAAGCCCGCGCGCGCGGGGTCGTCCATCGGCATCACCAAGGTCGACGACCTGTCCGGCCTGGACGAGGCGATCGCCACCGCGCAGGCGCACGACCCCAAGATCCTGGTCGAGGCCGCCGTACGCGGCCGTGAGATCGAGTGCGGCGTCCTGGAGTTCGAGGACGGCCCGCGCGCCTCCGTGCCGGCCGAGATCCCGCCGCCGGACGCGCACGCGTACTACGACTTCGAGGCCAAGTACATCGACTCCACGCCCGGCATCGTCCCGGCGCCGCTCACCGAGGAGCAGACGGCCGAGGTGCGCCGGCTCGCGGTGGAGGCGTTCGAGGCGGTCTCCTGCGAGGGCCTGGTCCGCGCGGACTTCTTCCTCACCGAGGACGGCGAGTTCGTGATCAACGAGGTCAACACCCTGCCCGGCTTCACGCCGATCTCGATGTACCCGCAGATGTGGCAGGCCACCGGCGTCAGCTACCCCGAGCTGATCGACCGCCTGGTCCAGGCCGCGCTGCGCCGCCCGACCGGGCTTCGCTGA
- the leuD gene encoding 3-isopropylmalate dehydratase small subunit, with protein MEAFTTHTGRAVPLRRSNVDTDQIIPAHWLKKVTRDGFEDGLFEAWRKDPEFVLNRPERQGATVLVAGPDFGTGSSREHAVWALQNYGFKAVISARFADIFRGNSLKNGLLTVVLDQKVVDALWELTEADPTAEVTVDLEAREVRAEGITASFELDENSRWRLLNGLDDISITLQNEADIAAYEAKRPSYKPRTLQA; from the coding sequence ATGGAAGCCTTCACCACGCACACCGGCCGGGCCGTCCCGCTGCGCCGCAGCAACGTCGACACCGACCAGATCATCCCTGCTCACTGGCTCAAGAAGGTCACGCGGGACGGGTTCGAGGACGGCCTGTTCGAGGCCTGGCGTAAGGACCCCGAGTTCGTCCTCAACCGCCCCGAGCGGCAGGGCGCGACCGTCCTGGTCGCCGGCCCCGACTTCGGCACCGGCTCCTCCCGTGAGCACGCCGTCTGGGCGCTGCAGAACTACGGCTTCAAGGCCGTGATCTCCGCCCGCTTCGCGGACATCTTCCGGGGTAACTCGCTGAAGAACGGCCTGCTCACGGTGGTTCTGGACCAGAAGGTCGTGGACGCGCTGTGGGAGCTCACGGAAGCGGACCCCACTGCTGAGGTCACTGTGGACCTTGAGGCTCGTGAGGTTCGTGCGGAGGGCATCACCGCCTCCTTCGAGCTGGACGAGAACTCCCGCTGGCGGCTGCTGAACGGCCTGGACGACATCTCCATCACCCTCCAGAACGAGGCCGACATCGCCGCGTACGAGGCCAAGCGGCCGTCCTACAAGCCGCGGACGCTCCAGGCCTGA
- a CDS encoding DUF4188 domain-containing protein — MVTRTTADAKGDVVVLLIGMRINRFWAVHLWLPVMLAMLRMLRELEKDPARGLRAKVMLTASPRTYYIVQYWESKAKLYAYATAPDAFHHKAWATLNRKERSGKLRGQVGIWHETYVVPEGSYEAIYDDMPAFGLAAAHGQIPLEKRGRYAKDRFAHRSGQAPVAEKAG, encoded by the coding sequence ATGGTCACCCGTACGACCGCTGATGCGAAGGGCGACGTCGTCGTCCTGCTGATCGGCATGCGCATCAACCGGTTCTGGGCCGTGCACCTGTGGCTGCCCGTGATGCTCGCGATGCTGCGGATGCTCCGAGAGCTGGAGAAGGACCCCGCGCGAGGGCTGCGGGCCAAGGTCATGCTGACGGCGTCGCCACGGACGTACTACATCGTGCAGTACTGGGAGTCCAAGGCGAAGCTGTACGCCTACGCGACCGCGCCGGACGCGTTCCACCACAAGGCGTGGGCCACGCTCAACCGCAAGGAGCGCAGCGGCAAGCTGCGCGGGCAGGTCGGGATCTGGCACGAGACGTACGTCGTGCCGGAGGGGTCGTACGAGGCGATCTACGACGACATGCCCGCGTTCGGGCTGGCCGCCGCGCACGGGCAGATCCCGCTGGAGAAGCGGGGCCGGTACGCGAAGGACCGGTTCGCCCACCGGTCGGGACAGGCGCCGGTGGCCGAGAAGGCCGGCTGA
- a CDS encoding Lrp/AsnC family transcriptional regulator produces MVQAYILIQTEVGKASTVAETISKIPGVIQAEDVTGPYDVIVRAQADTVDDLGRMVVAKVQQVDGITRTLTCPVVHL; encoded by the coding sequence GTGGTACAGGCGTACATCCTGATCCAGACGGAGGTCGGCAAGGCGTCGACCGTCGCCGAGACCATCAGCAAGATCCCTGGAGTGATCCAGGCCGAGGACGTGACGGGTCCGTACGACGTCATCGTGCGCGCCCAGGCCGACACGGTCGACGATCTCGGCCGCATGGTGGTCGCCAAGGTCCAGCAAGTGGACGGCATCACCCGCACCCTGACCTGCCCGGTCGTGCATCTGTAG
- a CDS encoding type II toxin-antitoxin system RelE family toxin — MHEYRVQFTVEAREAYDSLPGSRQAQLDKALRILARDPFRKNSTAPLGPDEHLRKAYVAPGVMLEYMVAGAIMVIVVLEIFDESHYLIDEADAQ, encoded by the coding sequence ATGCACGAGTACCGCGTCCAGTTCACCGTCGAGGCCCGCGAGGCGTACGACTCGCTGCCCGGCTCGCGCCAGGCCCAGCTGGACAAGGCGCTGCGGATACTGGCCCGCGATCCGTTCCGGAAGAACTCGACCGCGCCGCTCGGCCCGGACGAGCATCTGCGCAAGGCGTATGTGGCCCCCGGCGTGATGCTGGAGTACATGGTGGCCGGGGCGATCATGGTCATCGTCGTGCTGGAGATCTTCGACGAGAGCCACTACCTGATCGACGAAGCCGACGCGCAGTGA
- a CDS encoding lysophospholipid acyltransferase family protein, translating to MPRRRIGFWYRFAAVICKPPLVILIKRDWRGMEHIPAEDGFITVVNHNSHVDPFAYAHYQYNTGRVPRFLAKSGLFKKGFIGAAMRGTGQIPVYRESTDALSAFRAAIDAVERGECVAFYPEGTLTRDPDGWPMTGKTGAARVALQTKCPVIPVAQWGANELLPAYAKKPNLFPRKTHHVLAGPPVDLSRFYGREMTPELLKEATEVIMAAITRLLEEIRGEKAPETPYDPRRERIEQRRRTRAQTETQTQTQTHQAQTQGSEPEGQGK from the coding sequence GTGCCCCGCCGCAGAATCGGCTTCTGGTACCGCTTCGCCGCGGTGATCTGCAAACCGCCGCTGGTGATTCTGATCAAGCGGGACTGGCGCGGAATGGAGCACATTCCGGCCGAGGACGGATTTATCACCGTGGTGAACCACAATTCCCACGTGGACCCCTTCGCGTACGCGCACTATCAGTACAACACCGGACGTGTTCCGCGATTCCTGGCGAAGAGCGGACTTTTCAAGAAGGGATTCATCGGCGCCGCCATGCGCGGCACCGGGCAGATCCCCGTCTACCGCGAGTCCACCGACGCGCTCAGCGCCTTCCGGGCCGCGATCGACGCCGTGGAGCGCGGCGAGTGCGTCGCCTTCTACCCCGAGGGCACCCTCACCCGCGACCCGGACGGCTGGCCCATGACCGGCAAGACGGGCGCCGCCCGCGTGGCCCTGCAGACCAAGTGCCCGGTGATTCCGGTCGCCCAGTGGGGCGCCAACGAACTGCTGCCGGCGTACGCCAAGAAGCCGAACCTCTTTCCGCGCAAGACGCACCACGTGCTCGCGGGCCCGCCCGTGGACCTCTCGCGCTTCTACGGCAGGGAGATGACCCCGGAGCTGCTCAAGGAGGCCACCGAGGTCATCATGGCGGCCATCACCCGCCTGCTGGAGGAGATCCGCGGCGAGAAGGCGCCCGAGACGCCCTACGACCCGCGCCGCGAGCGGATCGAACAGCGGCGCCGCACCCGGGCGCAGACCGAGACGCAGACCCAGACGCAGACCCACCAGGCACAGACGCAGGGCAGCGAACCGGAGGGGCAGGGCAAGTGA
- the leuC gene encoding 3-isopropylmalate dehydratase large subunit: protein MGRTLAEKVWDDHVVRRAEGEPDLLFIDLHLLHEVTSPQAFDGLRKSGRQVRRLDLTIATEDHNTPTLDIDKPIADPVSRAQLETLRKNCAEFGVRLHPLGDVEQGVVHVVGPQLGLTQPGTTVVCGDSHTSTHGAFGALAFGIGTSQVEHVLATQTLPLARPKTMAITVDGELPEGVTAKDLILAIIAKIGTGGGQGYILEYRGSAIEKLSMEARMTICNMSIEAGARAGMIAPDETTFAYLKGRPHAPEGADWDAAVEYWKTLRTDEDAVFDAEVHIDAASLSPFVTWGTNPGQGAPLSAAVPDPASYEDASERLAAEKALEYMGLEAGQPLRSIKVDTVFVGSCTNGRIEDLRAAAELLKDRKVADGVRMLVVPGSARVGLQAVSEGLDVVFKEAGAEWRHAGCSMCLGMNPDQLAPGERSASTSNRNFEGRQGKGGRTHLVSPQVAAATAVLGHLASPADLTDATAAPAGV from the coding sequence ATGGGTAGGACACTCGCGGAGAAGGTCTGGGACGACCATGTCGTCCGGCGCGCCGAGGGCGAGCCCGACCTCCTCTTCATCGATCTGCACCTGCTGCACGAGGTGACCAGCCCGCAGGCCTTCGACGGGCTGCGCAAGAGCGGTCGGCAGGTGCGCCGTCTCGACCTCACCATCGCGACCGAGGACCACAACACCCCGACCCTCGACATCGACAAGCCCATCGCGGACCCGGTCTCCCGGGCCCAGCTGGAGACGCTGCGCAAGAACTGCGCCGAGTTCGGCGTCCGGCTGCACCCGCTCGGTGACGTCGAGCAGGGCGTGGTGCACGTGGTCGGTCCGCAGCTCGGACTGACCCAGCCGGGCACGACCGTCGTCTGCGGCGACTCCCACACCTCCACGCACGGTGCCTTCGGCGCGCTGGCGTTCGGCATCGGCACCTCGCAGGTCGAGCACGTGCTGGCCACCCAGACGCTGCCCCTGGCCCGCCCGAAGACCATGGCCATCACGGTCGACGGCGAGCTGCCCGAGGGCGTCACCGCCAAGGACCTGATCCTGGCGATCATCGCCAAGATCGGTACGGGCGGCGGCCAGGGCTACATCCTGGAGTACCGCGGCTCCGCCATCGAGAAGCTCTCGATGGAGGCCCGGATGACCATCTGCAACATGTCGATCGAGGCCGGCGCCCGCGCGGGCATGATCGCCCCCGACGAGACCACCTTCGCGTACCTCAAGGGCCGCCCGCACGCCCCCGAGGGCGCCGACTGGGACGCCGCGGTGGAGTACTGGAAGACCCTGCGGACGGACGAGGACGCGGTCTTCGACGCCGAGGTCCACATCGACGCCGCGTCGCTCTCCCCGTTCGTCACCTGGGGCACCAACCCCGGCCAGGGCGCGCCGCTTTCGGCGGCCGTCCCCGACCCGGCTTCGTACGAAGACGCTTCGGAGCGCCTCGCCGCCGAAAAGGCCCTGGAGTACATGGGGTTGGAGGCCGGCCAGCCGCTGCGCTCCATCAAGGTGGACACCGTCTTCGTAGGCTCGTGCACCAACGGCCGCATCGAGGACCTGCGCGCCGCCGCCGAGCTGCTGAAGGACCGCAAAGTCGCCGACGGCGTACGGATGCTGGTCGTCCCCGGCTCCGCGCGGGTCGGTCTGCAGGCCGTCTCCGAGGGCCTGGACGTGGTCTTCAAGGAGGCCGGCGCCGAATGGCGGCACGCGGGCTGCTCGATGTGCCTCGGCATGAACCCGGACCAGCTGGCCCCGGGTGAGCGCTCCGCCTCCACCTCCAACCGCAACTTCGAGGGCCGGCAGGGCAAGGGCGGCCGTACCCACCTGGTGTCGCCGCAGGTCGCGGCCGCCACCGCCGTCCTGGGCCACCTGGCCTCGCCCGCCGACCTGACCGACGCAACCGCCGCGCCCGCTGGAGTCTGA